In Dromiciops gliroides isolate mDroGli1 chromosome 4, mDroGli1.pri, whole genome shotgun sequence, one DNA window encodes the following:
- the EME1 gene encoding crossover junction endonuclease EME1, which translates to MMGLKKLPLDTSESDSEELPTFNFLTQKPALTKSSQVVVVHNSDAECFSSSSESKELPALQQAAGSVSQKEPVTVLSSESEEEEELIPLVQRLQCRITNSFSKAQESSHQDLSSQTKCALEYRHNEETAREWEEQPFPKALVLSNSSSVKGTSKNGRDIVVEEESHNHLPAYSSVFPVHMRNLSATEENPVLSPPQKRNKYTQKETGRGWQGPLQTQRKQKETEQRQQERERKKAVANMLKAQKPEECLKHITVVLDPALLQLDGGGQVLSALQAMECHCAIEAQTIPCSITWKRRAILPQVEEGNLTEEPIILVLLQEKEFMTMIYNSKQDSPEGKETLLSFVTWVTAKTSGKTLSLAVVEEEKYFSSLKPQRRQRQGVVNSQSKRKVNQKGSKVDREFTPALSRVEVEMALVELQLHTEAQIRILKSWKELSDFICMFTKAVAEAPFKRSRDLTNFSFCLASDWAGGVKVDCSGKGLALVWKRQIQQLNRVSLEIASAIVTAYPSPRLLLQAYQQCLSEQECHNLLADIQVRRGEGVTSTSRRVGPELSRRIYFQMTTLQPDLSLDGSE; encoded by the exons ATGATGGGTCTGAAGAAGCTACCACTGGATACAAGTGAGAGTGACTCTGAGGAGTTACCCACATTTAACTTTCTGACACAGAAGCCAGCTTTAACAAAGAGCAGCCAGGTTGTTGTGGTCCACAACTCAGATGCTGAgtgtttttcttcatcttcagaaTCTAAAGAGCTGCCAGCTTTGCAACAGGCAGCCGGATCTGTTTCCCAGAAAGAGCCAGTTACGGTGCTAAGTAGTGagagtgaagaggaagaggagcttATTCCCCTGGTACAGAGACTTCAGTGCAGAATAACAAATAGTTTTTCTAAAGCACAAGAATCAAGTCATCAGGACTTAAGCTCCCAAACTAAATGTGCTTTGGAGTATCGGCACAATGAAGAAACAGCACGTGAATGGGAAGAACAGCCCTTTCCAAAGGCCCTTGTTCTCTCTAATTCTTCCTCAGTTAAAGGTACTTCAAAGAATGGCAGGGACATCGTTGTTGAAGAAGAGTCACACAATCATCTTCCAGCCTATTCATCTGTCTTCCCAGTCCACATGAGAAATTTGTCAGCCACAGAAGAAAATCCGGTGCTCTCTCCTCCCCAGAAAAGAAACAAGTACACTCAGAAGGAGACGGGAAGAGGCTGGCAGGGTCCCCTCCAGAcccaaagaaaacagaaggaaactgagcagagacagcaggagagagagagaaagaaagcagtgGCCAACATGCTGAAAGCACAGAAGCCAGAGGAATGTCTGAAACACATCACAGTTGTGTTAGATCCAG CTCTCTTACAGCTCGATGGTGGTGGTCAGGTCCTCAGTGCTCTGCAGGCTATGGAGTGTCACTGTGCAATTGAGGCACAAACCATACCATGTAGCATTACTTGGAAGAGGAGAGCCATCCTGCCTCAG GTTGAAGAGGGAAACTTGACTGAAGAGCCAATCATTCTGGTCCTGCTCCAGGAAAAGGAGTTTATGACCATGATCTACAACTCAAAGCAG GACAGCCCTGAAGGGAAGGAAACTCTGCTGAGCTTTGTAACTTGGGTCACAGCAAAGACATCAGGAAAAACTCTGTCTCTGGCAGTCgtggaagaggaaaaatattttag ctCTCTGAAACCCCAGAGGAGGCAAAGACAGGGAGTGGTGAATAGTCAAAGCAAAAGGAAAGTAAATCAGAAGGGATCAAAGGTGGACAGAGAGTTCACTCCAGCACTGTCCAGGGTAGAAGTAGAAATG GCTTTAGTGGAGTTGCAGCTTCACACAGAAGCCCAGATTAGAATCctcaagagctggaaggagctGTCCGACTTCATCTGTATGTTCACCAAGGCTGTGGCTGAGGCACCTTTCAA GAGATCTCGGGATCTGACTAATTTTTCCTTCTGTCTGGCGAGTGATTGGGCTGGAGGGGTGAAAGTGGACTGCTCTGGTAAGGGACTTGCACTGGTCTGGAAGAGGCAGATTCAACAGCTGAACCGAGTTAGCTTGGAGATCGCTAGTGCAATTGTAACTGCCTATCCCTCACCTCGGCTTCTGCTACAG gcATATCAGCAATGTTTATCTGAGCAAGAATGTCACAATCTGCTTGCAGACATCCAGGTGCGCCGAGGAGAGGGTGTAACATCTACTTCTCGCCGGGTTGGACCAGAGCTCTCTAGGCGCATCTATTTTCAGATGACCACTTTGCAACCAGACCTGTCTCTGGATGGCTCAGAATGA
- the MRPL27 gene encoding 39S ribosomal protein L27, mitochondrial has translation MAASAVLALLAQKTGPVLARGAVTAGLSPPQVMAATVRYASKKTGGSSKNLGGKSPGKRYGIKKLEGHYVHAGNIIGTQRQFRWHPGAHVGLGKNKCLYALEEGIIRYTKDVYVPNPSSPEGVDLVTQLPKGAVLYKTFVHVVPAKPVGTFKLVAML, from the exons ATGGCAGCGTCGGCTGTGCTGGCGTTGCTGGCGCAGAAAACGGGCCCCGTCTTGGCTCGGGGAGCGG TCACTGCAGGGCTGTCTCCCCCCCAGGTCATGGCTGCCACTGTTAGATACGCATCCAAGAAGACTGGAGGTAGCTCAAAAAACCTTGGAGGAAAGTCACCAGGCAAACGCTATGGCATCAAGAAATTGGAAG GTCATTATGTTCATGCTGGCAACATCATTGGGACTCAGCGTCAGTTCCGCTGGCATCCAGGAGCTCAT GTAGGACTGGGTAAGAACAAGTGTCTGTATGCCCTGGAAGAGGGCATTATCCGCTACACAAAGGATGTATATGTGCCTAATCCCAGCAGTCCTGAAGGTGTAGACTtggtcacccagctgcccaaggGTGCTGTGCTCTACAAGACTTTTGTCCATGTTGTCCCTGCCAAGCCTGTGGGCACCTTCAAATTGGTGGCTATGCTCTGA